From a region of the Podospora pseudopauciseta strain CBS 411.78 chromosome 7 map unlocalized CBS411.78m_7, whole genome shotgun sequence genome:
- a CDS encoding uncharacterized protein (COG:S; EggNog:ENOG503Q3WX): MSVASKNLFAILGNDEEPPIPPPVKTVEKTSTHTAKRNTDGVAPSKGPAPAGGNRRNAATGNEAAFRDRNAGRDSNRGKPTDEVRGGRRGGFRGKRPEGDRHPHKAAPHGGSAKTAEQAWGGEDGEKALNDEKAGEADATVEKKEDEAAAPAEEQEPEPVVKTLEDYYKEKPKFEALKPREVKAEKPEGMVVAKKTDEDYVAASGGKKERTRERKQKQFVEIENRYVEPERTGGRGGRGGARDGAPRGGARGGRGDGPRGGARGRGGPRGGAAPRGAPRGGASQAAPVSINDENAFPSLGGN; this comes from the exons ATGTCGGTCGCCTCTAAG AACCTTTTCGCCATTCTCG GCAATGACGAGGAGCCTCCTatccctcctcccgtcaAGACTGTTGAAAAGACATCGACACACACTGCCAAGCGCAACACCGATGGCGTAGCTCCCTCCAAGGGCCCTGCCCCCGCTGGTGGCAACCGCCGCAACGCCGCTACTGGCAACGAGGCTG CTTTCCGGGACCGTAACGCCGGCCGCGATTCCAACCGCGGTAAGCCCACCGATGAGGTCCGTGGCGGACGTCGTGGTGGCTTCCGTGGCAAGCGCCCCGAGGGTGATCGTCACCCCCACAAGGCCGCTCCTCA TGGTGGCTCCGCTAAGACCGCTGAGCAGGCTTGGGgcggtgaggatggtgagaaGGCCCTCAACGACGAGAAGGCTGGCGAGGCCGATGCCACcgtcgagaagaaggaggatgaggccgCTGCCCCCGCTGAGGAGCAGGAGCCCGAGCCCGTCGTGAAGACCCTCGAGGACTACTACAAGGAGAAGCCCAAGTTCGAGGCTCTCAAGCCCCGTGAGgtcaaggccgagaagcccGAGGGCATGGTCGTCGCCAAGAAGACCGACGAGGACTACGTCGCCGCCAGCGGTGGCAAGAAGGAGCGCACTCGTGAGCGCAAGCAGAAGCAGTTCGTCGAGATTGAGAACCGCTATGTCGAACCCGAGCGCACCGGTGGCCGTggcggccgtggtggtgcccGTGATGGCGCTCCCCGTGGCGGTGCTCGCGGTGGTCGTGGTGATGGTCCCCGTGGTGGTGCccgtggccgtggtggccCCCGTGGCGGCGCTGCTCCCCGCGGTGCTCCTCGTGGCGGTGCCTCTCAGGCTGCTCCCGTTTCCATTAACGATGAGAACGCTTTCCCCAGCCTCGGCGGCAACTAA